From a single Bacillus pseudomycoides DSM 12442 genomic region:
- a CDS encoding NAD(P)H-dependent oxidoreductase, with protein MKNILIINGHQKYSADRGKLNQTLVDRMVSLLSEKSHVKTTIIQDGYNIKEEQQKFLWADVIIYQTPIYWFSVPGLFKTYMDEVYEYGLFFKGGDQYGAGGLLTEKKYMFSTTWNAPKTAFQDSSQFFEGQSLEEAIGHLHRVQKFIGMSPLKSFACYDVVKNPNIDMFLAELEMHVKEVVNLS; from the coding sequence ATGAAAAATATATTAATAATAAATGGTCATCAAAAATATAGTGCAGACCGAGGGAAATTAAATCAAACATTGGTTGATCGCATGGTCAGTCTACTAAGTGAAAAGAGTCATGTGAAAACAACGATTATTCAAGACGGATACAATATTAAAGAAGAACAACAAAAGTTTTTATGGGCGGATGTTATCATCTATCAAACGCCAATTTATTGGTTTAGTGTACCAGGATTATTTAAAACGTATATGGATGAAGTATATGAGTACGGCCTCTTTTTTAAAGGAGGAGATCAATATGGAGCAGGAGGGTTATTAACAGAGAAAAAATATATGTTTTCCACTACATGGAATGCACCTAAAACAGCGTTTCAAGATTCCTCACAATTTTTTGAAGGTCAGAGTTTAGAAGAAGCAATTGGTCATTTGCACCGAGTACAGAAATTTATTGGTATGAGTCCTTTAAAGAGTTTTGCGTGCTATGATGTAGTCAAAAATCCTAATATTGATATGTTTTTAGCAGAACTTGAAATGCATGT
- a CDS encoding ester cyclase — MMKIKNQTKKLWWSFSFLVICIVVIGTVLTACSNTKISASKSEIQLLKGKPEPKTMTIDPSLNQKEATAMIHAAQRFYAFWDTGNEELIPQTVTEKFFDNTLPKGRPQGPEGLAFAAKNFRKVVPDIHCKIEDLLVVGDKVTARLSFTGTHDGKPINFFAIDILRIKDGKITEDWHLEDNLTLMQQLGVVAEN; from the coding sequence ATGATGAAAATAAAAAATCAAACAAAAAAGTTATGGTGGTCATTTAGTTTTCTCGTGATTTGCATTGTCGTAATCGGTACCGTGCTTACTGCGTGCAGCAATACAAAAATATCTGCTTCTAAAAGTGAAATTCAATTGTTGAAAGGCAAGCCAGAGCCTAAAACAATGACAATCGATCCTTCATTAAATCAAAAAGAAGCTACAGCAATGATTCATGCAGCCCAACGTTTTTATGCATTTTGGGATACTGGCAATGAGGAGCTTATTCCACAAACCGTTACAGAGAAATTCTTTGATAATACGTTGCCAAAAGGGCGCCCACAAGGTCCCGAAGGCTTAGCATTTGCTGCAAAAAACTTTCGTAAAGTCGTTCCAGATATACATTGCAAAATTGAGGATTTATTAGTGGTTGGTGATAAGGTCACAGCTCGTCTTTCCTTTACAGGAACACATGATGGAAAACCGATTAACTTTTTTGCCATTGATATTTTACGTATTAAGGATGGAAAAATTACTGAAGATTGGCATCTAGAAGATAACCTTACTCTTATGCAACAACTTGGAGTAGTAGCTGAGAACTAA
- a CDS encoding SDR family oxidoreductase — translation MLKGKKVAIIGGSSGIGLETARLVLAQGADVIIASRSEDKLKEAQKVLAGNVTTYTLDITNEQQVQSFFEEINTIHHLVITAAETFGGAFLDTEVSKTRQLFENKFWGQFYAAKYGAPKITKDGSITLFSGVVAYKTMAGSATLGAVNAAVSNLGETLALELAPIRVNIVSPGIIDTPSRSKMPLKARDKFYKEIANKLPVKRVGQAKDVADGVLYLMQNQFVTGTTLHVEGGHTLI, via the coding sequence ATGCTAAAAGGAAAAAAAGTAGCTATTATTGGCGGGAGTTCAGGTATTGGTTTAGAAACAGCAAGATTGGTATTAGCGCAAGGTGCAGATGTTATTATCGCCAGCCGATCCGAAGACAAATTAAAAGAGGCACAAAAGGTATTAGCGGGAAATGTAACAACTTATACACTTGATATAACAAACGAGCAACAAGTACAGTCATTCTTTGAAGAAATAAATACAATCCATCATTTAGTTATTACAGCAGCTGAAACATTCGGAGGAGCTTTCCTTGATACAGAAGTAAGCAAAACGCGCCAGTTGTTCGAAAATAAATTTTGGGGACAATTCTATGCTGCAAAATATGGTGCACCTAAGATTACGAAAGACGGATCAATCACATTATTTTCAGGCGTAGTTGCCTATAAAACAATGGCTGGTTCAGCTACGCTTGGTGCAGTAAATGCAGCAGTCTCTAATCTTGGAGAAACATTAGCATTAGAACTCGCTCCTATTCGCGTAAATATCGTCTCTCCTGGCATTATTGATACACCGTCACGTAGCAAAATGCCGCTGAAAGCGCGGGACAAATTCTATAAGGAGATAGCAAATAAACTCCCTGTCAAACGAGTTGGACAGGCAAAAGATGTAGCTGATGGTGTACTATATTTAATGCAAAATCAATTTGTCACTGGAACTACTCTTCATGTTGAAGGTGGACATACATTAATTTAA
- a CDS encoding Lrp/AsnC family transcriptional regulator, with the protein MESSVIKVLDDLDVQILDILQKESQVSNAELARRVNLSPAAMHARIKRLEGEGFIDKQVAILNQEKLGFDLLCFIFMSTNIHQSEKLEVLERELESMPEVLECHCLTGEYDYLLKVANRDRKELEHFIRKLNKLGITRIQTSLALREIKYSTVLPIRDSKTSTE; encoded by the coding sequence CGTACAAATTTTAGATATTTTACAAAAGGAGTCACAAGTAAGTAATGCCGAACTTGCGCGTCGTGTTAATTTGTCGCCAGCTGCTATGCATGCACGAATAAAAAGGCTAGAAGGGGAAGGTTTCATTGATAAACAAGTCGCAATCCTAAATCAAGAGAAACTTGGATTTGATTTGTTGTGTTTTATTTTTATGAGTACGAATATTCATCAATCTGAAAAACTAGAGGTATTGGAAAGAGAACTGGAATCTATGCCTGAAGTGCTGGAGTGTCATTGTTTAACAGGTGAATATGATTATTTACTAAAAGTCGCGAACCGAGATCGAAAGGAACTGGAGCATTTTATTAGGAAGTTAAATAAGTTAGGAATTACAAGGATACAAACGAGCTTAGCGCTGCGTGAAATTAAGTATTCTACAGTATTACCGATAAGAGATTCGAAAACAAGTACTGAATGA
- a CDS encoding N-acetyltransferase encodes MRISNAITSDVKEIYNLIEIYSKEGVVLPRSLLSLYQYLQCLYVVKEEGEILGVAGLHVLGEDLAEIRSLVVSDTYAGKGLGRMLVNHVISEASKIKVRRVISLTYQTTFFKKCGFDFVDKESLPEKVWIDCRHCLKFDCCDEVAMIRYVI; translated from the coding sequence ATGCGAATTTCAAATGCAATTACAAGTGATGTGAAAGAAATATATAACTTAATAGAAATATATTCGAAAGAGGGAGTTGTTCTACCGCGCTCACTTTTGTCCCTTTATCAGTATTTACAGTGTTTGTATGTTGTGAAAGAGGAAGGAGAAATTTTGGGAGTTGCTGGTTTACATGTTTTAGGAGAAGATCTTGCCGAAATACGATCATTAGTCGTATCGGATACATATGCAGGTAAAGGGCTAGGACGTATGTTAGTCAATCATGTAATAAGTGAGGCTTCTAAAATAAAGGTAAGAAGGGTCATTTCTTTAACGTATCAAACTACATTTTTTAAGAAGTGTGGATTTGATTTTGTTGATAAGGAATCGCTACCTGAAAAAGTGTGGATTGATTGCAGACATTGTCTGAAATTTGATTGTTGTGATGAAGTTGCGATGATTCGGTATGTGATTTGA
- a CDS encoding winged helix-turn-helix transcriptional regulator has translation MSTIDPIVLTKGSPGIPCPIAKTLDVIGTKWTFLIIRDLLIEGTLRFSDLLKSMDGISPKTLSLRLKELEGQGIVTRKVYPEVPPRVEYTLTDKGKQLEGIFIELKRFGLTLEN, from the coding sequence ATGAGCACTATAGATCCGATTGTATTAACGAAAGGTTCACCTGGTATACCTTGTCCTATTGCAAAAACACTCGACGTAATTGGAACAAAATGGACATTTTTAATTATTCGGGACCTTCTTATTGAAGGAACATTGCGCTTTAGTGATTTGCTAAAATCAATGGATGGTATCAGCCCAAAAACACTCTCACTTCGCCTTAAGGAATTAGAAGGCCAAGGTATTGTAACAAGAAAGGTTTATCCTGAAGTTCCTCCCCGAGTGGAATATACCCTCACGGATAAAGGGAAACAATTAGAAGGTATTTTTATCGAATTAAAGCGCTTTGGGCTAACTCTAGAAAACTAA